The DNA segment TATTTGCATAACTAATGACATTTCTAACACACGCATAATCTCCATTTTAAATGAAAGCATCATCCTTCTGTCTTTACTCATGTTAGGCCATTTGGTCAGAAATACACACTGCTGTTTTTAGAGCTCAGCTCTTAGGTGCCGTTCCTTAACTCCTGCTGTATTTAAAGCGTAGCTCAGGCTTCTTTTTCTAGATTCCTAGTCAGTGGcctcacacgccacctgccagctgtggcaggtagtagcagagcgaaatgcCACGGCGAGCAGGTGGTAGATTGGAGAGATGGAAATCCCCTCCTTGAATTTGAACCTGGCAGTTTTGGATCCCGAATAAGACATGTAACCCTTAGGTCATGCATGAAATTAGGACAGCTTAGTTAAAGTGGGGCATTATATCTAGGTCATGTGGTCTTTCACACAGTGCGTTAGTTTACGAGTGTATTCAATGTATGTTTCAGATAATGTGTAAGATGAGAATGAGCGAAtttgaatgcgtaagcattttatggctatgtttgcggttttgtGCCCTCAGGAGCTtctcatcacgataacgttcgaacaaattgagttataagaaaaagtgggCAGGGCCACAgcgaaagtggcgccaaatttgaaagagaGGTGACGAGTTGAGTAAACAGAGGCAAGGAGGTGCGAGGAGGAGTCAATGTttgcgcattcctccaatgcaggtgccgcagtgatctcatacttTTTAGAGGGAGTTTAATGGTGTAGTGATTAAgcaggcagcaaagtgcattaagGTGAACGTAAATCTGAAAAGAGCCGTAGACAAGAACCATTAACGCGATCACAATGTAAGGACAActcaaacttcgcattaccgaGTATTGTAATCGTCAGTaaatttcttttgaaaaaaaattcagactgTCACACTGCACGGACAGGAATACAGTCAAGCCTTGTTAATGTGAACAATTTGGTTGCTGAGCAAATCTGTTCATAGAGCAGCCAGTCCAGTGAATTGTGAAGGGAAAAAAGCTCAGGAAAAAGAAATCAATTCTATGGTTAAGATCTCCAGATCACCAATTGTAGTAACGAAAGAGCCGTTACACTAAATTAAAGTGGTGCGGTTTGAAGCACCTAGTGGTTCATGAGATGTGTCTCAGAGTGATAATACACCTCCTACTGTGGCTGCTGAGATCTCTCAAACCACTGTGCACATCTGTACTCAGTCAGTTCACAGCTGCTAAAAGCTAATTTATATGCAGCATATAAAGTAGACAGAGATGTCTTCACAGCCATTCAATGAATATAGCAGACAGTAAGGGGTGCCAACTGGACTCTTGGCACCctaaagcatgaaaccacaaaaGAGAAGCCGTGACTAGAAACATTTCCCCTTTCTCACTGCCATTCAATAGTACCCAAATATTGGTCAAAATATGGGTCAAAATATTGGAAAGCTCCAGATTGAACAGTCAACATtctgctacagcagtggctcgTTAATATGGATAGTTCAGTTCTATATTAGCCGGCAAAAGTACATGACCTGCAATGGGCGCTATACTTCACCCCGTCCATTGCCTGGACGAGCTTCCATATTAACAAGGCACAAAATATGCTGAAAAACCTTGGTCCCCAGAAAAGCTGCCCATAGTTTGAATCGTCCACATTAACTGGGGTCGCATTAATAGGACACAACTGTACTCAACCTACACATTGGCAAAGCTCACACAGCACTTTGAAGACTGGCACTGCTGATCTGACTGCAGAGTAAATGCTTGGCAGTGGCCCTCCTTTCAAGACCTTGCAAAACGAATAAACGTTCCAAAGTAGAGAAGACAGATATAACAAATTCAAATATTGAACGaggcactgcacacagcagtacACAAGCGGGAGTGATCTGTTGGGTTGAAAGTAGTTGTTCATGACGAACCGAAACACTGAAGCGGAGGGCCGTTCAGATATGCAATCTTGACAAACCAGACCCATGTATGTtgcataaatagaaaaagaagctGGGAAAATGTTGCGTGACATCTATTCCAAGTCATAAAATTATTGTAGGCACAGCATTCCTGCTCTTTGTCCTGATCACTTGTAAAAGAAGGAGAGCACTGTATGCAGCCATGATTACAGATATGCACAGGTTTCAACAGAGGTGAACAGGACAGGCTATTGGCCTCCTTGCCTTTTTCACACATGGTCTAAAACTGGCAGGTATCAGATGCATAGCCTGGTAGAGCCTGCTGGTGCTGTTTGAAGAGGCGAGCTACGATCACACTTGCAAAAGAGTACAGTGCTCCATTTACTGATGTCTGCCCCTGTGCATACTCTCATGATCAGTATTCCAAATAAATACTTGGAAGCGCATTAATAAACTGCTGCTTATAAGAATGTGTTCTGTCAAGTCATCAACGGCATACACAGTTATACAGACTAGGCAGGCCTTGTGCGTTCCTAGCAGTGCAACAGCTTCAAGACACAAGCCAAGATTGCCACGAATTTCGCAAAGTAGGAGAAAGTGGTGTCTTGCCTGTTAGCACATCTTCCACATCAAGGCTCTCGGGTGGAGTATACAGTTGTCTTGATGCCCCCCTAGACCGAAGATAATTGTGCAATGCAACTGTGGCAAGCACAAGTTGCACTGCCTTGAGGGGCTTGTGTCGCATCGGCGCCCTGTATATCTGCCAGCGGCTGGCTAAAATGCCGAAAGCGTTTTCTGCAGTGCGCCTGGCACGAGAGAGCCTGAAATGAATGGGTTCAAGTATgaggacaaaagtgaaaaaaaaaaccctttcatagctgcttcatccgttcatgACACTGTGACTGGGCAGTAAATGCTCCTATTAAGTACATAATATTCCAAAGGAACATCGGAAGCATGGTTTACTGCATTACAAGATAGTCTGGATGCAAGAAAGTTGGTTACAATGCAAATTAAGTAGGTTGCAAGGCCACCACTCCCGAACTGCACCCGGAAAAATGGAGAATCAGCTGGATGAAAGCAAATTCCGTCATTGTGCAACCCGCACCCTGACCCTCATCATCCTCTGCCCGAGATCCAAACAATTCCCACACCAGGAAGGTACCTTTGCTGTGAAACTACTTTTGAAAATAATTGTACGCCTTCAAAAAATAAACTTAAGTGACCAAAACAGATGCAGGAATGGATATTGTGTACGATTTTACGCAGGCCGCACCTGTAGTTAAAAATCCTCTTCTCGTGCTGCAGCTCGGCGACTGGATATGGCCGCATGAGATATGGCTTGAGGCCAAATCCCTCGTCTCCGACAATTACATAGGGAGCACTGGTACAAGAGTTGGGCAGCTGCTCAGGAGGGGGAAGGCATGTTGGGTCTGACTCGATTCTTAAGCGCAGCTTTGCCTCGGTCCAGACCCCACTGTCATTTAGGCGTCCGTTTTTGCCAACATCAGCAAAGATGAAGTTGAGGTCAGCATCCACAAGTGCCATGAGAACTATACTAAATGTTCCCTTATAGTTCCTGTACGCAGCTCCACTGCCTGGTGGTGGCGTGATGACAACATGCTTGCCATCCAGTGCCCCTATGCAATGTGGGAACTGCCACAGTTCTTGAAAGCCTTGCGCTATTTGTAGCCATTCGTCGTGGCATGTGGGTGCCTGTAGAAGAGAAACAACCAAAAGTGCAACGTTGAGACATGCTTTGCTCAACTGTATATTAGTGGACGCACACAATTTCACTGTAAAAATTAGTGTACTCTCCATGACAACTTCTTTTAGTGTAGTCCATAATTTATACACCTGCACTTTTTTATTGCTTGTCAAGGAACCTTTGCAAAGCACTGTTTGCGGAAATGAACTTTTCTAGTGCCATACATTTATGTCGAGCAGTATTTTGATTGAATGTGTACATCTGCAGATTGCCTGCAGCATTACATAAACGACAACACTTCAGCATTGGTTTCCGTCCTTGATAATGTGTAAAGTGTTGAAAATTACAGTAAAGTGCACATACCTTCAGCACTTTTGGCTTCGGAACTCTGTATATTGCTTGAGACACCTCAGATATAATTCCGGATATGGTATTATGTGCCACATAAAATGCAAACTGCAGCGACATTTCGCTGTTTCCTGAAAGAGAGAATGTGGACATTAGTGTAATGTGGACAACTACATTTTCTCCAGAAGGGGATTTGAATATGTGGCATACACACACGGCAAAATTATCTGTTAACCCAGCTTGCAAAACACACCAGAAaatggttaaaaaaaaacaaacttcccAGCTGTCCTTGCAAAGAAGTAGCATTCAATCACTGCACACCAGAGACAACTTTAGGTGCGAGTGCTGGCAGGTGCAGGTGCTGAGATGCCATTTAAAATGTAACCTGCAGAAAACggcaaaaaaaatgcaggcagcaGATGCTTTTAACGCCAAAACTATGTTGCAGTGGTGAGTCCCGATCGAACTGTCAAATTCGTCTGCCTGGCTTGTTTCCCTAAACACAATTCAGCCCTGTTATTTTGTATCTCCCGCCATGATATTCTGCAGTAGGCCCTATAAATGCAGTCTATCGCACTGTTTGATTTTTTTATTCGCCACAATCGCTTTAATTGACTTCAATTAACTCACTCAGAAAACGTAAATAAAATGCTAGGCTGGTTCACACTAATTAGCATTAACAGCAATAATTAAGATGCTTAAATGCACGTGATGATCACTGTGCGCACTTATTACAGGGAACCGATTGCTGCTGATGCGCAAGTGGAAGCCCTTGAGGAATTTAGACATGACAGCCCTTGAACGGCAGCGATCGAGCAGTATGCTGCAAATCATGTCATTCAACTAAATTTCTTACGCGATTTTAGACATAAAGCGCAAATGGTAATAAACGTCGCCTCCAGCTCCGGCACCTGAATCTCTGCTGAGTTTAAAATGTGCCGGATGTCATAGCGTGCGACGCGCTCGATCGCTCACCTGTTGCAAGGTACCGTAGAGTAATGGCCAGCCGTTCTCCTGCCTGAATAGCTTCCCTGAAAGGCGTATCTTTCTTGGTGATGTGCGGCCTTACTTCACCAAGGAGCTCTTCAACGGTGGCCGTGTCCATCCGTATCCAGCGGCgataattttcgctgtcttcaaGGGCCAGCTCCCGCATCAGATTTTCATAGGCGCCCTGCTGTTTCCTGCGCTGCAGCCACGGCGACACCCAGGAAGTCCGCGGCTTCTTTGCAGGCGGCTCCTCCAACAGCTCCAGTATTACTAGAGCTGCTGTAGCAACAGCAGCCGCCGATTCAGCTTCCATTTCAGACGCGCGGAGATTGCCGGAGTGTGGATGCTTTGGTCGATGCCGAAGCGCAGAAGGGCGGCAGCGAGAGCGGAATTCCCCcgggaaggtcacgtgacaaactACCACTGCGGCGCGCCGTTTTCGTGATAACGCGAGAAGAGAGGGCACGGAGTCGGCCGATGGTTTCCGAGCGTTGTcttgctagtgtgacatgggagtttgCAGACCATCGGCCAACACCTGTTTGGCGAGCGAGAGGgagccgacgccgacagtcggccgactgttttcgtcggcgcagtgtgacatagagccagacatcacgacgacatggttttggcagaccgagtcggccgactgttggcctagtgtgacaggcccttaaggcgcccgtgtgctgtgcgatgtcagtgcacgttaaagatccccagttgatcgaaattattccggagccctccactacggtacctcttcttcctttcttctttcactccctcctttatcccttcccttacggcgcggttcaggtgtccaacgatatatgagacagatactgcgccatttcttttccccccaaaaaaacacgaatcacgccgtaaggaaaggaaagtgaaataaagttagttttaaggaaagaaaatgactccAGTCTCTCagtgcgccctttcctttcaaaaaaaaaatttcaatttggCTCTCTGAAATTATCCTCATTGTTTGCGCGTCccgtcgtttggaaccggattttaTTGCATATCTcggcatacaacgagcaataatactgTTCTAAATTttaccgaagctatattaaatatatagtgtcttgtgtgagcgcctgtAATGTCATTTCGAAGAAAGCACgttgtttaacaaataaaaaaatgcctactaccgTGTGTGCGTCAGTATGGCTATCTTTGGAAATCGCAATTCGCTCTACCACAAACGCAACCAGTGAAATGCAGTATTTCGCTTTCGACCAAggataaccagagctaaaccactagCTGCTTTTTGGTTAATCCTCTTGCACTTGTTAGAGTgaaatatgggggggggggggggggggtggactgCGTGGCGCAAGGCGATTAACCTTAGATAGGCCAGATGAACCACGACGTCCTGGATATCTGTCCATGCAAACGGCTGGAGAGCTTCTTTTGAGAGGCATTTGACACTGCGTTCTTTAGTTGTAATCAACTCTGCAGGTCGCGTGCCATCTTCCGACGATAACGTGCGCCACCGGCCAAATCACAGCCTCAATAATTGTCGTTATCCCGTCAACACTCCTACATTTCACACTGTGatgaaagtgggggggggggggggggtgctttctTGGCAATGAGATATTGGTGAGGATCGATTGGTTACCAGGTTTCGAGGATACTGTGCCCACTTTTAGTGAAAATATGGCGGTTAAATTCATTGAAATCCCCTAAAATAGGTATTGAATCACTTCTACAACCTATTTATAAAAAAGGGGACTGTGATCACTCCAATAATTTTTCTTGGTGACCTCTGAGACTAGACGCTACTTTCATCCTCTTCTGGGTGGCGATCAGAGTTTATAATTCTGTCAAGATTATTATCAGCGCCATAAATTTGTATAATGTGGCGAGAAATAATGTTCAATTTTGAAGTCAAATTCCCCAGCAAGTAAAAAGGTGTTTTGTGTCTGGGTGAACAGCAAAAAAGCTACAAGCCGGTTTTCAAGAGAATTTTTATGAGACCCGAAATTGTATTGAGCTGTTGTCGTGCCCCTCAGAGAAAAGCAGCACTTGGGCAAGGGGACTCAGATGGGAGAATTCGAGGAGTATGAACTCCATACACTTCTGTTGTAACCATTATTGTTTTAATGTTTTGGCTCTTTTTGGCTGTGTGAAAGTCTACTTGACAGGAAACCATGGAGTCAGCACTCATAAAAACGTGAATAAAAAATTACACTCTTTTCACAATCTCTCTATACACACTAATTACACCAATAACGGATATGACGCTGTGGCCACCATTTAGAAAAAAGAGACGTTGTGGTCTAGCTTCCTAGAGCCGTTGCAAAAAAGTTGCATTGACGTCTTCGGAGTTCGCTAGCAAAAAGGGGCGGTAGAAGCGAGACCTTCATTTCCTTTTTAGGGATTCCTAGCTCGTGAATATTTTTTTTCGgcaagccgtcgcggtggctcagcggtatGGCGCTCAAATGCTCACCCGAAAGATGAGGGTtcaatcccggtcgcggtggcCAAATTTCGACGGCCTgtttcctgtgcgatgtcagtgcgtgttaaagaacccctggtggtcgaaatttccggagctgttCAGAACGGctcccctcatagcctgagtggttttgggacgttaaacctccataaacctaaCCGAACCATCTTTTTTCGGTGACTCTAGCTTCTTTCTCATTTAAACGCGGCATTCAATCACTGTTGCTCAACTAGAATTTCtcctcagttaaaaaaaaatttcctctgCTAAAGAAGGGTGAAAAAGTGCAATCAAGGCAAGGACACGAGAGGCAGCCACACCAGAATTCACATAATGACCGACGTGTTCATTGCATGAAGACGAATTCCGTAACGATCTATTGCGTTTGTTGTGGCTGTCATGCTTTTTTTGGCTGTCATGCTTTTGTGACAAAAACAGCCGCAGGTGGAAAAGCAAACGGCGGATCGCCGACACAGCAGGTCTGGTAAAACCACCGTCGAGAGCCTCCATAGCTCCTGCCGCCACATCGAGTCCGGCTGAGCCACACCGACCATGCTTCGACATAGGCTGGAGACGCGTTATTGCGTGGAAGTTTCATCATGGGCGTCTGACACGACCAGCGTGATGTATTTTGTGAATCCCTAGGGCATCGGTAGCAGCGGCCGTGGTAGCGAACCAAAAGAAACGAAAATGGATCGTTAAAGAAGCAGTCCCTGATATCACAAAGGTGTCAGTATGCATAGACTAGCACCTCACTCTTCTGTACTGCGATTAACCTTATTTTCATTCAGTAGCTCTTGAAATTATCATGCTATTCGAACTGTGCCGGCTTCCACTAGAACGTTTAGTAAACAGAACTCAATCAGTTCAACGGTTTGTTTCTCCTTCAAAGCGTGCTCTCTGTTTTCAATTTGAGGGTTGTAATTCTGATTGGTAAAATGCTGGTAGTATGTCTTTCTAACACTCCTGATGCGTTGCTTAGGTAGTATATGAGTTTTTTTGGCATATGTCGGTTCTTCCAATTAAGTTCCTTTGTCGTCGTCTGGTATTTCGTAGCGTCCATGTGAGACATAGTTTTCATAATTTTGCTCTTTAGATATTTAAACGACAAAGTATGTGCATGCTCTAGATATGTTTAGCAGCAAAGGACCTCTGCTTCTTAATAGGTATATACGCGGTCAGCCACACAGAGCGTGAACACGGCTCAGCGTGGGTGCGCACACGCGGAGCACAATTGCGACCAATCCGTAGCAAAGCCGTGAAAAcgcgcagatgacaggaagcaccaCGTCGAGGCCCTTCTTTTTGTGCGTCAGTTTCCATGAAATAATGGACGGGTTAGATGCAATGGATCTCCGAAGGTATGTGGCCACGAGGAGCCGGTCTCGCTCTAAATGTGATTGACCCTGTGCGTAGGACGTAGATTTTTTCTCATTTCTCATGTGTATTTGCTTTTCTACTTTCATTAACTAGCTGCGAATGCTGAGGTGCTTCGGTTTGAATTTTTTGAATGAACCAGTGATCTGACGTGATTTGCAAGACGATCTGTGCAGTACGTTTGCATATGTAATTACCTTGTATATACAGATGGACTGCCCTGTCCGCATACAAGCTGCATGCTTATGCGGACAGGTACAGACTGTTTTGCTGTTTGATGAGTCAATAAAATTGCAGTTTACAAGTATAATTCTATGTACCCACAAGTTACGTGATGGCGGGCCCTTACGGGTCTTTGTCCTCGCATTTAGGTGCATCTCACCTGAAATATCGCGACTCCATCGAGCTGAGACGAGTCGAGCTAGTTCTGCCCTAGAAATCTGTCCACTCAAAGACCGCAAACTGATGCACTGTCATTCTCTCTTTCGCGAATGCGTCAAGGAAATCCTGCATGAACTCTGTGCAGTACAGCTTTCAAAGAAATCTAGTTTGATGGCAAGGAAATAGGCCTAGTCAAGGCCCAAACGTTTTTAGGCACGTGGTGTGAAGAAAGCTTATCGCGAAATTCACATGTATACAGCCTCATTGCTGACCTTAGTAAAACAATTGGCTGCCTCTTTAAGATTTGTCTACTCATCTCTCAATTGTTACGAACTGTTCTTTATTACTCACGTTTTTATTCCAAGCTTTTCTACTGTGCTTTATTCTGGGGTACTACTACAAGTCACAATTACAAAACATTAATTAGCCTACAAAAAAAAGTGTTACCAATATTTGAGCAATA comes from the Amblyomma americanum isolate KBUSLIRL-KWMA chromosome 1, ASM5285725v1, whole genome shotgun sequence genome and includes:
- the LOC144129003 gene encoding uncharacterized protein LOC144129003; this translates as MEAESAAAVATAALVILELLEEPPAKKPRTSWVSPWLQRRKQQGAYENLMRELALEDSENYRRWIRMDTATVEELLGEVRPHITKKDTPFREAIQAGERLAITLRYLATGNSEMSLQFAFYVAHNTISGIISEVSQAIYRVPKPKVLKDGNQC